The Candidatus Equadaptatus faecalis genome contains a region encoding:
- the typA gene encoding translational GTPase TypA, translated as MQDSSKIRNIAIIAHIDHGKTTLIDGIFKAARLFRDNQVVEERVMDAGSIERERGITIKSKHCTVEWGGYKINIVDTPGHADFSGEVERVLSMVDSVLLLVDANEGPMPQTRYVLMHSLRLGLKPIVIVNKVDRPNADPAGALDKTFDLFIELGATEEQCDFKALFGSGLQGWLVDDMDRIPEGAGAGMDDLFKTIIEHVPAPDADMEKPFKMQVCTLTWSEYLGRIGCGKILQGRLKKGDKIVRTHTRWKDYDQTDWEVVSTDNASCTHLYVTDGLGRAEVEEAGAGDIVWFTGPENIDLGDTITAPEIAGEVMPPLDIEEPTVSMLFLVNTSPFAGRDGNAITLRQLKARLDRELKTDPALRVEDIGRADGVKVSGRGELHLGIIIEEIRREGSEICVSGPEVIVQQDANGRKLEPYEELIIDVPEEYQGAVIQKLAPRKGELTNMENNGTGVLRLQFKIPTRGLIGYRSEFLTDTRGLGILASRFIGYEPWAGEITTRNRGSLVSVDTGQATSYAIDNIQIRGTMFIKPGDEIYNGQVVGESSRNRDLPVNPCKAKQKTNYRSATKDMMIVLDVPRTMTVDSALEWIASDELVEVTPNNVRIRKMILDHNERRKARIKAGIVDDDDE; from the coding sequence ATGCAGGACTCTTCAAAAATCAGAAATATAGCAATCATAGCCCATATCGACCATGGTAAGACGACGCTGATTGACGGAATATTCAAGGCGGCAAGGCTTTTCCGCGACAATCAGGTCGTTGAAGAACGCGTTATGGACGCAGGTTCGATAGAACGCGAGCGCGGCATAACGATAAAGTCAAAGCACTGTACGGTCGAATGGGGCGGCTACAAAATCAATATAGTCGATACGCCGGGGCATGCCGATTTCTCGGGCGAAGTTGAGCGCGTCCTTTCAATGGTCGATTCCGTGCTTCTTCTTGTCGATGCAAACGAAGGACCTATGCCCCAGACGCGCTACGTCCTTATGCATTCGCTCAGGCTCGGGCTGAAACCTATTGTCATTGTGAACAAGGTTGACCGTCCGAACGCCGACCCCGCAGGTGCGCTGGATAAGACCTTTGACCTGTTTATAGAGCTCGGCGCAACGGAAGAGCAGTGCGATTTCAAAGCTCTGTTCGGCTCCGGACTTCAGGGCTGGCTCGTTGACGACATGGACAGAATACCCGAAGGCGCGGGCGCGGGTATGGACGACCTTTTCAAAACGATTATCGAGCATGTTCCGGCGCCGGACGCCGACATGGAAAAGCCGTTCAAAATGCAGGTCTGCACGCTTACGTGGAGCGAATATCTCGGCCGTATAGGCTGCGGTAAAATTCTTCAGGGCAGGCTTAAAAAAGGCGACAAAATCGTGCGCACCCACACGCGCTGGAAGGATTACGACCAGACTGACTGGGAGGTTGTTTCAACCGACAACGCTTCCTGCACGCACCTTTACGTCACCGACGGACTCGGCCGCGCAGAGGTTGAGGAAGCCGGAGCCGGCGACATTGTATGGTTCACGGGACCTGAAAACATAGACCTCGGCGATACGATTACCGCGCCGGAAATAGCCGGCGAGGTAATGCCGCCGCTTGACATCGAAGAACCGACGGTTTCAATGCTTTTCCTTGTAAATACAAGTCCGTTCGCCGGACGCGACGGAAACGCCATTACGCTGCGCCAGCTTAAGGCAAGGCTTGACAGGGAGCTTAAGACAGACCCTGCGCTCCGCGTTGAGGACATTGGCAGGGCGGACGGTGTCAAGGTTTCGGGACGCGGCGAACTGCATCTCGGCATAATTATCGAAGAAATCCGCCGCGAAGGTTCGGAAATCTGCGTTTCTGGACCTGAGGTCATCGTTCAGCAGGACGCAAACGGCAGAAAACTTGAACCGTATGAAGAGCTTATTATTGACGTTCCGGAAGAATATCAGGGCGCTGTCATTCAGAAGCTTGCGCCGCGCAAGGGCGAGCTTACGAACATGGAAAACAACGGCACTGGCGTACTTCGTCTGCAGTTCAAAATTCCTACGCGCGGACTCATAGGCTACCGCAGCGAATTCCTGACGGATACGCGCGGACTTGGAATTCTCGCCTCGCGCTTCATCGGCTATGAGCCGTGGGCAGGCGAAATCACGACGAGAAACAGGGGCTCGCTTGTCAGCGTTGATACGGGACAGGCAACGAGCTATGCAATAGACAACATTCAGATACGCGGCACGATGTTTATCAAGCCCGGCGACGAGATTTACAACGGACAGGTTGTCGGCGAATCCTCGCGCAACAGAGACCTTCCTGTCAATCCGTGCAAGGCGAAGCAGAAAACGAACTACCGTTCAGCCACAAAGGACATGATGATAGTTCTTGACGTTCCGCGCACAATGACGGTTGACAGCGCCCTGGAATGGATTGCTTCGGACGAGCTTGTTGAAGTTACGCCGAACAACGTCCGCATCAGGAAAATGATACTCGACCACAACGAGCGCAGAAAAGCGCGTATCAAGGCGGGTATCGTTGACGATGACGATGAGTAG